The nucleotide window CGGCAGGCCCCGCCCGGACTCCTCGCCGACCAGATCCGCCATCGGCGGGAGCGTCGCGGGACTCCTGAGATACCCTTCGATCCCCGCCCGATGTCCGGCCCCGACGACGGCGACCACGTCGTAGCCGGCGTCGCGGAGCGCGACGAGCCGGTGGGCGATGAACGCGTCGCGCTCGTCGATGAGCGCCTCCGCGCCGCCCGGGGAGAACTGGCGGAACTCCTCCATCATCATCGTCACCACGTCCGTGTCGGTGAGGTCGGCGGCGTCTAACTCCTCGATCCCGCCGGCCTCGGTGTCGGTCTCTCCGCCGGCGAACGCGCCCACCGCGCCCGCGAGGAGGAGGCCGACGACCAGCCCGAGGCCGATCCCGATCCCGAACCCGCCGATGGCGGTCACCGCGAAGCCGCCGAGGTACGTCGAGACGAGCCCGTCCGCGACGCCGGTCACACCGGCGGCGACGCCGAGGGCGAGCCCCGCGCCGACCGCGGCGTAGAGCCGCTGGTCGGGCGAGAGCGCGAGGGAGCCGACCTGGTCGACGACGACCCCGACGACGACGGCGACGAGGACCCCGCTGGCGACGCTCGTCAGCACGGCGCTCGTGATCCCGACCGCGCCGCCGAAGAAACCGATCGCCGGGCCGGCGAGGATCCCGACGATCAGCCCGCCGATCACGCCGGCGACCCGCGGGTCGCTGACGCCGAACGCGAGCCCGCCCACGAGCCGGAGCTTCTCGGTGAGCGTCATGCGCGCCCAGAACCGCTGGATCGTGGTCTGGATGTCCCGGTCGACTAAGGCGACGTCGATCCCGAGCGACTCGGCGATGTCGACGGCGGCCTTCATGTCGGCACCCGGCTCGATGTCGAACCGCTCGCCGAGCTGGGTCTGGACGTACGAGAGCATCCAGTACGCGAGGAACTGGAACACGGTGTTCCCCCTGAGCAGGTCGCCCGCGTCGAGGTCGTCCGGCGTCTCGCCGTTGAGCTGGCGGTACCGCCCCTCGTCGAGTTCCACCGCGACGACGTCGGGGCGCTCCCGCTCGATCGTCTCCTCGACCTCGTCAACGGAGCGCTCGGACACGTGCGCGGTCCCGACGACCGTGACGCTCCCCTCACCGTCGCCGTCGGGACCGCGGTGCGCCTCCCCGTCGAGGCCGGCACCGTCGGTCCGCGGGGACCGGTCGGTCGACGGGGGCATACCCTCGCTCCCCCGTGACGTCTCTGTCATCACCCGTCGTACTCGGTCACCGCGTTTAGGGTTTGTGAGTCAGTCCCGGAATCCGCTCTGCGGCCCGGAGTCGCCACGTCTCCGTCGGTCCGACGACCGTCCTCGGTGATCCAACAAGTTTGTATCCTCACGTGCCCCACAGCAGCACATGTCCCGGCTGCTGCCCTCCCTGCCGGATGCGACGCCCGAGGAGCGCGAACCTCGGGTCGTCGGCGTCGACGACGACGAGGCCGACGACCTCATCGCCGCCCTCGGCTCCGAGACCGCCAGAGCGATCCTCTCGACGCTCCACGACCGCCCGGCAACCAAGTCCGAACTCGCAGACGAGGTCGACACCTCCCTCCAGAACGTCCAGTATCACCTCTCGCGGCTCGACGACGCCGACCTCGTCGACGTCGTCGACACCGCCTACTCCGAGAAGGGACGCGAGATGGACGTGTACGCCGCCGCGGACGAGCCGCTGGTGCTGTTCGCCGGCGGCTCCGAGGAGTCGACCGGGATCAAGACCGCGCTCATGCGCCTGCTCGGCGGCTACGGGCTGATCGGTCTCGCGGCGGTCGCGGCCCAGCGGCTCCTCGCCGTCGGGTCGCTCGGCGGTTCGCGGTTCACCGCCCGCTCCGGCGGCGGCGACGCCGGGACGACGACCGGGGGCGACGGCGGGGGCGGCCCCACCGTTGAGAGCGTTCCCGACCAGAACACCGCCGCGGAGGGGACGGACGGCGCGATCGAACTCGTCGGCGACCCGCTCGCGGAGTACGCCGTGTCCCTCGTCGAACCCGGGGTCGTCTTCTTCCTCGGTGCCGCGCTCGTGTTCACGCTCGCGTGGGCGTACTGGTACCGCGCGTCGGCGTAGCGCCGCCGCGCCGAGCGGCGGGCGTGGGACAGCTATTCAAGCCGCCGCCACCACGTTCCGGTATGGAACACGAGGCCGAGGTCGTCGGGGTCGGTGCGGGGTCAGCGCCGAGCGGCGACGTCCCGGCGGTGATCCTCTCCGCGCGCGGCGAGTACGTCCCGATATTCGTCAGCGGCGATCAGGCGCAGTCGATCGGGATGGCCTTGGAGGGCGAACCGTTCGACCGACCGCTCACCCACGACCTCCTCGTCGATATCCTCACGGAGTTCGGCGGCGCTATCGACCGCGTCCGCGTCGACGACCTCCGCGACGGGACCTTCTACGCGAAGGTGGACGCCGAGCGCTACGACGACGGCGAGCCGGAGCGGTTCGTCTTCGACGCGCGGCCCTCCGACGCGCTCGCGCTGGCCGTGCGCGTCGACTGCCCGATCGTCGTGACCGACGAGGTGATAGACGAGGCGGGCCGCCCGCCGGACTCGATACGGTTCGGCGGCGACGGCGACCCCTCCGAAGAGCGCTGAATCGGACCGTCGCGTCGTTCGCGCGGTCGCTCCTGCTCCCTCCTGTCCTCTCCACGCAACCGCCCCGGCGTCTCCCGCCCGGGATCGAGAAGCCGGTCGTTCAAGTCGCCGGCCCTCCCACGACGGGCATGGACGAGACGGCCACGCTCGCCTCCTCGCACACCGAGATGACGGAGATGCTGCTGCCGAACGACACGAACAACCTCGGCCGCGCGCTCGGGGGGACCGTGTTGCACTGGATGGACATCTGCGGAGCCATCGCCGGCATGCGCTTTTCGAACCGGCAGGTGGTCACCGCCTCGATGGACCACGTGGACTTCATCGCGCCCATCGAGATGGGCGAAGTCGCCATCATCGAGGGGTACGTGTTCAACACCGGTCGGACGAGCGTCGACGTGAAAGTCGACGTGCGCGCCGAGAACCCCCGCACGGACGAGACGCGTCGGACGACCACCTCCTACTTCACCTTCGTCGCGCTCGACGAGGAGGGGCGGCCGACGCCGGTCCCGGACCTAGAGTGCCCGTCCGAGGACGAACGCGTCCTCCGCGACGACGCCATGGAGGGACGCGAGGAACAGCTCCGGCAGGTCGTCGAGCGGTACGACCTCTGATCGGCTCTCGACCGGGACCTCACTCTCCCGAGCCGGCGACGACGTCGACGGTCGCGTCCGGGTCGTCGGTCTCCGCGACCGCCGCCTCGTGCGCCGCCACCGCGCGGTCGGCGAGGTCATCGAGGGCTTCTCCGCCGGCCAAGTGACTCGGACAGCCGCAGTCGGAGGCCCCGAATCCGTCGATCGGTCCGTCCGGGAGCCGGCGCGCGACCGCGCACTCGACGTCGACGCCGCGGCTTCGGACGACGCGGTCGATCCGCGCCGCCGGGTGCCCGAGCAGGTAGTCGACGTGCCAATGCCGCACGTCGTGGTCACCGCGCGCGGTCCGCCGGTGTCTGTCGACCCGGGAGAAGCCGCCCGAGCCGAGCGCGCTCCCGGTGTAGGCGTACGTACCCGCCGGGAGATGGCACTCACCGAGCGCGCCCGCGGACAGCGTCGCGTCCTCCGCGAGGTCGACGACGAGCGTGTAGCTGCCGCCGTCGGCGTCGCTCATCGGTGAATCTCCGCCGGGATACCGGCTGCCGCCGGAATCGTCGCCGCCGCCGCCATCACGACAGCGCGGCCGGAGCCTCGTCCGCGGCCGCCCGAAGCGACCCGACCAACTCGCCGGCGTCGTCGTCGAGCGAGTAGGTGTCGTGGAAGTCGGCCGGGTCGCGGTCGCGGCCCGACAGCGCGCCGACGACGCCGGCGATGCGATCGTAGTTGTCGCGGACGAGTCCGCCGACGATCCCGGGGGTCCCGGCGCGGTCGGCCAGCTCCTCGGCGGCCGACCGCCCGGCGTACACGCGGCGCTCGACGGGGTCGACGAACACCATCGCGAACGGGCGTGAGCCGAACTGCGCGTCGAGGAACGGCCCGACCGGGTCGGCCTCCCACGGGACCGCGACGACGCCGTCGAGCCGGCGGAGCGCGACCGCCGCGACCGAGCAGTACGGGCAGTCGCCGTCGAAGATCAACACCGGAGCGTCCGCTTCGTCCGGGTCGGTAGGCATGTCGAATAATAGGGCCTCCACCGGCTTAAGCGGCCGGTCGGCGGAAGCGAAAGGTTTGTCGTGAGACGCCGAATCGACTCAGTGCGAGTGACCGAGCGCCTCTTCGAGGGGCTGTCCGAAGCGCTCCTCGAACAGCTCCGCGGCCGTCTCGTTCATCTCCGCGATGTCCTCGGGCACGTCGCCCTCGCTGTGGTGGACGATGACGTGCGCCTGCTGGGCCATCGCCTGAACGACCACGTCGGAGACGACCGCGGTCGACGGCTCGCCCTGCTCGCTGAGCACGTCGACGAGGCCGGCCGGCAGTTCGAACGACTCTTCGTCACCGTCGGGACCGGTGACCGTGTAGGTCTCGGTTTCTCCCATACACGTGGGTCGCGGCCGCGACATAAGGGTCTGTGGAAACCGGACGGGACCCGAGCGCGGCCGTCGTTCGCGGCCGCGCACCTCTCCCACCGATCGGTCTCACCCGTGCGACGAGATGGCCCTCACCGAGAAGCCGGAGCCGACGATTGTGGCGAGGTACACCGCGATGGCCGTGACTACGATCGAGCCCCCGGAGGGAAGTCCGAGCCCGATCGAGACGGCGAAGCCGCCGACCACCGACAGCTGGCCGAAGATCACCGCGAGGTACATCGTCTCGCGGAAGCTCCGGGCGACCTGTGAGGCGGCCGCGACGGGGACGACTAACATCGCGGCGACGAGGATGACGCCGAGCACCTGCATCGCGCCGACGACGACGACCGCGGTCAACACCACGAGCAGGGTGTTGTAGCCGGTGACGTTCAGCTGCGCGACGCGTGCCGCCTGCTCGTCGAAGGTGATGAAGAGGAGCTGTTTGTACGTCAGCGCTACGCCCGCGACGACGATAAGGGAGAGCGCGCCCATCAGGCGCGCCCCCTCCGGCGTGACGACCGCGAGGTTCCCGAACAGGTAGCCCTGAATGTTGACCCCGGTGAGTCCGTCGCCGTAGCTGATGATCAGCGTGCCGACCGCGAAGCTCCCGCTGAGCATGATCGCGATCGGCACGTCGCCGTAGGCGTCGGTGCGCTCGGTGAGCCACTGGACCGCGAGCGCGCCGAGGATGCCGACGGCGAGCGCGACGAGCAGCAGCGAGCCGTTCCACCCGGTCGAGGAGGTGACGAGGATCCCGATCGCGACCCCGGCGAACGCGGTGTGCGCGAGCGTCTCGCCGATCAGCGCCATCTCCCGGTGAACGAGGAAGGAGCCGACGAGCGGGGCGACGACCCCGACGAGCACGCCGACCGCCATCGACTGCCACATAATCGGGTGGCGGAACACGTTCGTCCCGAACGCGGCGTCCATCCCGCGGCCGAACGACCGGAACGCGGCGTACAGGTCGCTCGCCACCGGGAGGCCCCGCGCCCAGTAGAGGACGAGGAACCCGAGCATGGCGACCGCGACGACCGCGGTGACCCCGATTCCGACGAGCTCCGCGGTCCGACGGAGTCCGCGGTCGGGGCGGGAGACGTCACGGTCGGCGGCCGCTGATCCCTCGCTCATCAGTGGTGGTGGTGGACGACCTGTCCGGCCGTCCCGTACGCTTCCGCGAGGGCGTCGCTCTCGACGAACGACTCCGTGTCCCCGTGGTGGTACAGCTCGGTGTTGATACAGGCGATGCGGTTCGCGCGGTCGGTGACCACGCCGATGTCGTGTTCGATGAGGATGATGGTGATCCCCTCGTCGTTCAGCTCGTCGAGGAGGGCGTAGAAGGCGTCGCGCGACTCGGCGTCGACGCCGACGGTCGGCTCGTCGAGCGCGAGCAGGTCCGCGTCGCCGGCGAGGGCGCGCGCGATGTACGCCCGCTGTTTCTGTCCGCCCGACAGCTCCGAGACGAGCCGGTCGGCGAGATCGCCGATGCCGACCGTCTCGATGGCGTCGGCGACGGCGGCGCGGTCGGCCGCCGAGAGCCGCCCGCGCCCGGCGTGCGCGAACCGGCCCATCGTGACGCACTCGCGGACGGTGACCGGCATCGCGCCGCCCCGGCTCGTCGCCTTCTGCGAGACGTAGCCGATCCGGCCGCCGTCGTCGAACTCCTCGACCGGCCTGCCGAACAGTTCCACGGAACCCTCGTCCGGGTCGTGGAGACCGAGCATGAGATGGAGCAGGGTGGTCTTCCCGGAGCCGTTCGGCCCGACCAGCCCGAGGAAGTCCCCTTCCTCGACCGTCAGAGAGACGTCGCTCACGGCGACGGTGTCGCCGTAGGCGAACGTCACGCCGTCGAGGTCGACGATTGCGCTCACTACGTGTCCCGTGTCTGGGTCGGCCGCACGTTTAGCTCTTTTACTCCGTCCTCGCACCGTCGCGCCGAGAACTCGACCGGCGGCCTGTCGTCGGTCCCGCTCACTGCGCGCCAAACGCCCGCTCGAAGGCGGGGACGTTGATCTCGGTCATCTGTTCGAGGTAGCCGTAGCCGGCGTCGTTCCACTCTCGGGTCGTCCCCCCGGCGGGCGTGACGGGGACCGCCTCCGTCGCGTCGCTGTTCTCGACTATCGACTCGGCGAGTCGGGGCGACTGGAACCGATCGTACAGCACGACGTCCATCCCCTCTGAATCCACGAGATCGATCGTGTCGGCGATCTCGGTCTGCGTCGGCTCGTTCTGCGGCGAGACGCCGACCGGCGAGTGGAGCCGGAACCCGTAGCGCGCCTCTAGGTACTGGAAGGAGTTGTGCCCCGCCAGCACGGCCACGTCGCGCGCGGCGTTCTCCGCGATCGACTCGAACGCGGCGTCGACCGCGTCGAGTTTGTCGGCGTAGGTGGCGGCGTTGTCGGCGTACGCGTCGGCGTTGTCCGGGTCCGGTTCGCCGAGTCCCGTCGCGATCGTCTCGACCATCTCGGCCGCGAGGACCGGATCGACCCAGACGTGCGGGTCGTATCGCTGCTCGTCGTGACCGCCCTCTTCGCCGTCGTGACTCCCTTCCTCTCCCTCGTGATTCCCTCCCTCGCCGTCGTGGTCGTCGTGGCCGTCTTCGTCCCCGTGCGAGTGGTCCCAGTCGAGCAGGTCGTCTTCCACTCCGTCGAGCGCGTCGATCACGGCGACGGTGTCGTAATCGTCCTCTAGCGTCGCGGCGAGATCCTGCGCCCACGAGAACTCCGGGCTGTCGAGGTAGACGAACGCGTCCGTCGCGGCGACGTCCGCGGCGAGGGTCCCGTCCGGCGTCCACCCGTGGCCGAGCTGCCCCACGTCCACCGGATCCTCGAAGCTTGCGCGGTCGCCCGCGACCTCGTTCGCCCAGTCGTTGAGCGTGAAGAAAGCGGCGTAGCCGGCGTTGAACCCCCCGGATCCGCCGTCCCCGCCGCCGGTACATCCCGCGACCGACGCCGCCGTTCCCGCGACCGCGAGTCCGGCACCGCGCCGCAACACCGACCGCCGTGAGTGTGTCATACTCACCGATAGCGCGGATTAACAGAAAAAGGTTATTATTTGATAACCTAGAATTAATAACACAGACATCGAGAGCGTTCCCGATTAACAACTCGGCGTTCGAGCCGCGCACATTCGCCGCTCGAATCGCAGGTATTCGCCGCTCAGGATTCGGACGCGACCGCCTCGACTCACTCCGCGAGGTCGACGACCGTGGCGTCGGCGAGGTCGGCGAGCGTCTCGGGATCGATAGCGAACACCGCGCTCGGCGTCCCCGCCGCGCCGTAGACGGTATCGTACTCCGCGAGCGTCGGATCGAAAACGGTCGGGAGTGCGGCGTCGTGACAGATCGGCGGGACGCCGCCGATGCTCCAGCCGACCACCTCGCGGATCCGGTCGGGGCCGCCCATCTCGGCGGCGTCGGCCCCGAAGTGGTCGGCGACCGCGTCGAGGTCCAGTCGGTTCGCGCCGCTCGTGATCGCGGCCGCGAGGTCGCCGGGCGAGTCCGGTTCGCCACCCGACAGCGACACGACGATAGTCGAGGCTATCGCACCCGTCTCGCAGCCGACGGCGTCGGCCGCGGCGGCCGCCGTCTCCGTCCCCGCCTCGAACTCCAGCACGTCGAGGTCGACGCCGTGGCGTTCCCGCGCCCGCTCCGCGAACTCCGCCGCGCGTTGATGCATGCTATCGGAGCCGCGTCCCGCCGGTATCAAGCTCTCGGAGGCGGTGAAACTGCGGCACTCGCGGTCGCGTTCGACGCCGATCGGTCGTCAGACGCGGTTACCGCGTTCGAAGCTCGTCTTTGTCCTTGAGCACGCGGGCGTCGCCCTCCCCGGAGGTGACCTCGTTGACGAGGTCGTAGAGCTCGTTTTGAAGCCCCGCGGGGAAGGTGAGGACCCCGACCCACGACCCGTCGTTCTGCCACTCCTCGCGTTCGAGGTCGCCGAACTCCCTGATCTGCGCCTGCCCGGATCCCGCGTAGTCGGCCGGGAGCTGGACCGCCATCGTCACCTCCTCGAACCGGATCGGGATCACCGGCCGCAGCGCGTCGAGCGCGTCGTCGACCTGGTTTTCCACCGGCTCCATCGGGTCGATCTGGAAGCCCGCCTCTTCGAGGGCGCGCTCGATCCGCTCGGGCGGGTGCGGCGAGTCGTCCATCTGCGGGTTCACCGCGTTGCGCGTGATGGTGGTGACGAGCTGGTTGTGCTTCCGTTCCTGCATCTCCGCGCGCTGCTCGGCGGTGATCTGGATCTCCCCGCGCTCGACGACCTCGGGGATGATTTCGAGCGCATCGGTGGTGCCGAAGACGGTCTCCAAGTCCCCTTCCGCCGGTCGGTCGCCTCGCGAGGCGTTCTCGAAGACGTCCTCCGCGGCGATGACCTCCTCCAAGTCGCCCTCAAACTCCCCCCGTTTGATCGCGAGCGCGGCGTCGGGGTCGATCAGGACCTCGAAGCGCTCCCCGTGTGACTCCAGTCGGGCCGTCACGGCCTCGTCGAGCGATATCATACCGAACGATACCACCCCCGCGGGCAAAAAGCCTCCCGCCGTTGGCCCACCGTCCGAATCGCGGTGTCCGGTCGTCGCGGCCGCGCCTCGGTCGGCTACCTGCCCGCCGACGGTCGCTCGTCCTCCCACGCCGCGCGGCACGTCTCCGAGCAGAACTGTCGATGGACGGCGTCGCCGCCCTCGACCCACGTGACCGTTCGTCGACCGACGCCCAGCGCCGGCTCGCCGCACGCTGCGCAGCGCGGCGCGGACTCCTCGTCGACGTCCTCCTCGAGTTCCGAGGTCGGATCCACCATACCGTCTCGTGTGCCCCCCGGACACTTGAACCTGCGAAGGGCGGCAGTTCTGGCCACGGTCGTAGCGATCCCGTCGACCGGGCCTTCCGGCCGCCATCGACTCATTTCGCCCACCACCGAGGCGATCCGGCCGCTACCGCGTCGTCCGAGCGTCGCGGTCGGCAGCCGTCCGCGACGGGTGTTCAACCGTTATCTCCCGGTTCGGGCTGGGACCGACGACGGTCCGCTCGCGTCCGTCCGGCCACCGCACGTCCACGCGCAGCGGTTCCGCGTCCGCGAGCCCGAAGTGAGCGACCGGCTCCGTCTGGCAGAGACAGCCGCCGCCCGCGTCGACCGTCCGGCGCTGAACCCCGTCGGCGGTCTCCAGCGTGACGACGGCCCCGCGCGCCGGCGCGCCGTGGCGCGTGGTGGGGCGCACGCGGATCCACCCGGCGTCCGGCGCGTCCGGGTCGCCGTAGGCCGTCACCGGCTGCGCGGCGATCTCGCCGTGGACGACGAGGAGTTCGAGCGCGCCGTCGCCGTCGAGGTCGGCGGCCACCGCGCCCGTGCCGAACCCGTCCGACTCCGCGGCCGCACCGAGGTCCGCGGACTCCCAGCGCGACGGCTCGTCGGGGCCGCCGACTCGTTCGAACAGCCGGTTTTCGTCCCCGCAGACGTTGAAGAACAGCTCCTCGCGCCCGTCGTTGTCGAAGTCTGCGGCGACGACGGTCCGAACCGCGCCGGCGTCGCGCAGCGCGGGCGGGGCCACGTCCTCGTACCCGCCGTCGGGCGCGCAGCGCAGGAGGCGGCTCGGGGCCGACTCGTTGCCGACCGCGAGCGCGAACGTCCCGCCCTCGTCGACGATCGCGGCCCCGCGCGTGTCACCGCCGGGGTCCGAGAGCTGCGGACCGCCGTCGGTCCGGGCGTAGTGGCCGTCTCGGTTGCTAAACAGCCGGTTCGGACCTCCCTCGACGCCGGCGAACAGGTCACCCTCGCGGGAGCGGTACGGGACCGCGAGCAGCGACCGACAGCCGCCGTCGACCTCTAGGCCGACCATCTCGGCCATATCGGTGACCTCGCCGTCGTCGCCGAGTTCGTAGAACGCGAGCGGCGCGGCGTACCCGGAGACGGCGACGCCGTAGCGCCCCGTCCCCAGCCGGTCGAGCGCGGCGACCGAGCGTCCGGCACGAACGTCGAGGCGGTCGGCGTTCACCTCCCGGGCGAACACGTCGGTCCAGCGGTAGCGGTCGGACTCCAGCCGGCTGAGGAGGAGGTCGGGATCGCCCCCGTCGACGCCGCGCGCGCAGTTGTGAACGTACACCTCCTCGCAGCCGTCGGCGTCGAGGTCGGCCGCGCACACGCCCATCCCGTGGCGCGTCCCGTCGGCGACGATGCCGCAGGCGGTGTCGGAAAAGCGGTCGCCCTCGCGGGTGTACAGCCGGTTCGGCTCGCCGTAGCCGGCGACGAAGACGAGCGGCCCGTCGCGGCCGGGCGTCACCGCGACGCCGTACCCGCGCATCGGGCGTCTGTCGTCGACGAGGGCGGACCGCTCCGTGAACATGGCCGCCCGTCACCGCTCCGGGGATATGAACGCACGGGTTGGATACGGTCTGCGGTCGGCGGGAGGAAACCGGAAGAGAGGCTATAGGTTCCGCTCGATGTAGCGGTTCAGCCGCGAGAGCCGGTCCACGTCGAACGTCCAGAGGCCGCGCCAGACCCGGGGTTCCGTCTCGACCGCGAGCAGCCCGACGCCGCCTTCGATCCCTCGTTTGAGGTCGCTTTCCGGACCGCTCTCGGCCGGGTGCGGCCCCTCCGGCGGTCGGTACACGACGAACCAGCTGTCGATGAAGTCGGGGTCGTCGCCGGCGTGGATCACCGCATCGAGGTCGTCCGGGAGGTCGTCCGGGACGCCGTACAAGTGCGTGTCCACGCCGGTGTCGGCGATGCGTTCGTAGACGGCCCGCGTGCCGACCTCGTCGTCGATGCGCGAGAGCCGCTGGAACGACGAGCGGAGGATGCCGTCGCCGGCCATCCACGCCGCCCGTTCGATGAATCGCGAGATGGTAATAAGGAGGAGCTTCTGGCGGTTCGACTCGGGATACCCCCGGAGCGTGAACGTCGCGTCGTCGAGCCCGCTTATCACCGAGGGGAGGTCGACGTCGCCGAGCGATCGGCTGCCGGTGGTGTACAGGTCGGAGTTGACGAAAAGCACCGCGTCGCCGAGCGCCGCGAGCGTCGACCCCGCGACCACCTCCTCGCCCTCCATGAG belongs to Halorubrum sp. DM2 and includes:
- a CDS encoding TraB/GumN family protein, which encodes MTETSRGSEGMPPSTDRSPRTDGAGLDGEAHRGPDGDGEGSVTVVGTAHVSERSVDEVEETIERERPDVVAVELDEGRYRQLNGETPDDLDAGDLLRGNTVFQFLAYWMLSYVQTQLGERFDIEPGADMKAAVDIAESLGIDVALVDRDIQTTIQRFWARMTLTEKLRLVGGLAFGVSDPRVAGVIGGLIVGILAGPAIGFFGGAVGITSAVLTSVASGVLVAVVVGVVVDQVGSLALSPDQRLYAAVGAGLALGVAAGVTGVADGLVSTYLGGFAVTAIGGFGIGIGLGLVVGLLLAGAVGAFAGGETDTEAGGIEELDAADLTDTDVVTMMMEEFRQFSPGGAEALIDERDAFIAHRLVALRDAGYDVVAVVGAGHRAGIEGYLRSPATLPPMADLVGEESGRGLPWKKAIGYAITVGFVGFFVLLALGGAGNAFLIRLFGAWFLINGVFAFAFAKIAGARWLSAGVGGAVAWMTSINPLLAPGWFTGYVELRSLTVNVADIGALNELLGDESRSMTDLLSAMLDVPLFRLIVVVAMTNVGSIVASFLFAAYVIPAMFGAEVGGVEDVGRLLVDGAVNGADLVRGAVGELA
- a CDS encoding winged helix-turn-helix domain-containing protein → MSRLLPSLPDATPEEREPRVVGVDDDEADDLIAALGSETARAILSTLHDRPATKSELADEVDTSLQNVQYHLSRLDDADLVDVVDTAYSEKGREMDVYAAADEPLVLFAGGSEESTGIKTALMRLLGGYGLIGLAAVAAQRLLAVGSLGGSRFTARSGGGDAGTTTGGDGGGGPTVESVPDQNTAAEGTDGAIELVGDPLAEYAVSLVEPGVVFFLGAALVFTLAWAYWYRASA
- a CDS encoding GIY-YIG nuclease family protein; amino-acid sequence: MSDADGGSYTLVVDLAEDATLSAGALGECHLPAGTYAYTGSALGSGGFSRVDRHRRTARGDHDVRHWHVDYLLGHPAARIDRVVRSRGVDVECAVARRLPDGPIDGFGASDCGCPSHLAGGEALDDLADRAVAAHEAAVAETDDPDATVDVVAGSGE
- a CDS encoding ribosome assembly factor SBDS, whose translation is MISLDEAVTARLESHGERFEVLIDPDAALAIKRGEFEGDLEEVIAAEDVFENASRGDRPAEGDLETVFGTTDALEIIPEVVERGEIQITAEQRAEMQERKHNQLVTTITRNAVNPQMDDSPHPPERIERALEEAGFQIDPMEPVENQVDDALDALRPVIPIRFEEVTMAVQLPADYAGSGQAQIREFGDLEREEWQNDGSWVGVLTFPAGLQNELYDLVNEVTSGEGDARVLKDKDELRTR
- a CDS encoding YbaK/EbsC family protein produces the protein MHQRAAEFAERARERHGVDLDVLEFEAGTETAAAAADAVGCETGAIASTIVVSLSGGEPDSPGDLAAAITSGANRLDLDAVADHFGADAAEMGGPDRIREVVGWSIGGVPPICHDAALPTVFDPTLAEYDTVYGAAGTPSAVFAIDPETLADLADATVVDLAE
- a CDS encoding DUF393 domain-containing protein, translating into MPTDPDEADAPVLIFDGDCPYCSVAAVALRRLDGVVAVPWEADPVGPFLDAQFGSRPFAMVFVDPVERRVYAGRSAAEELADRAGTPGIVGGLVRDNYDRIAGVVGALSGRDRDPADFHDTYSLDDDAGELVGSLRAAADEAPAALS
- a CDS encoding acyl-CoA thioesterase; its protein translation is MDETATLASSHTEMTEMLLPNDTNNLGRALGGTVLHWMDICGAIAGMRFSNRQVVTASMDHVDFIAPIEMGEVAIIEGYVFNTGRTSVDVKVDVRAENPRTDETRRTTTSYFTFVALDEEGRPTPVPDLECPSEDERVLRDDAMEGREEQLRQVVERYDL
- a CDS encoding CRTAC1 family protein; protein product: MFTERSALVDDRRPMRGYGVAVTPGRDGPLVFVAGYGEPNRLYTREGDRFSDTACGIVADGTRHGMGVCAADLDADGCEEVYVHNCARGVDGGDPDLLLSRLESDRYRWTDVFAREVNADRLDVRAGRSVAALDRLGTGRYGVAVSGYAAPLAFYELGDDGEVTDMAEMVGLEVDGGCRSLLAVPYRSREGDLFAGVEGGPNRLFSNRDGHYARTDGGPQLSDPGGDTRGAAIVDEGGTFALAVGNESAPSRLLRCAPDGGYEDVAPPALRDAGAVRTVVAADFDNDGREELFFNVCGDENRLFERVGGPDEPSRWESADLGAAAESDGFGTGAVAADLDGDGALELLVVHGEIAAQPVTAYGDPDAPDAGWIRVRPTTRHGAPARGAVVTLETADGVQRRTVDAGGGCLCQTEPVAHFGLADAEPLRVDVRWPDGRERTVVGPSPNREITVEHPSRTAADRDARTTR
- a CDS encoding bifunctional nuclease family protein translates to MEHEAEVVGVGAGSAPSGDVPAVILSARGEYVPIFVSGDQAQSIGMALEGEPFDRPLTHDLLVDILTEFGGAIDRVRVDDLRDGTFYAKVDAERYDDGEPERFVFDARPSDALALAVRVDCPIVVTDEVIDEAGRPPDSIRFGGDGDPSEER
- a CDS encoding zinc ABC transporter substrate-binding protein, encoding MTHSRRSVLRRGAGLAVAGTAASVAGCTGGGDGGSGGFNAGYAAFFTLNDWANEVAGDRASFEDPVDVGQLGHGWTPDGTLAADVAATDAFVYLDSPEFSWAQDLAATLEDDYDTVAVIDALDGVEDDLLDWDHSHGDEDGHDDHDGEGGNHEGEEGSHDGEEGGHDEQRYDPHVWVDPVLAAEMVETIATGLGEPDPDNADAYADNAATYADKLDAVDAAFESIAENAARDVAVLAGHNSFQYLEARYGFRLHSPVGVSPQNEPTQTEIADTIDLVDSEGMDVVLYDRFQSPRLAESIVENSDATEAVPVTPAGGTTREWNDAGYGYLEQMTEINVPAFERAFGAQ
- a CDS encoding metal ABC transporter ATP-binding protein, with the protein product MSAIVDLDGVTFAYGDTVAVSDVSLTVEEGDFLGLVGPNGSGKTTLLHLMLGLHDPDEGSVELFGRPVEEFDDGGRIGYVSQKATSRGGAMPVTVRECVTMGRFAHAGRGRLSAADRAAVADAIETVGIGDLADRLVSELSGGQKQRAYIARALAGDADLLALDEPTVGVDAESRDAFYALLDELNDEGITIILIEHDIGVVTDRANRIACINTELYHHGDTESFVESDALAEAYGTAGQVVHHHH
- a CDS encoding metal ABC transporter permease, whose amino-acid sequence is MSEGSAAADRDVSRPDRGLRRTAELVGIGVTAVVAVAMLGFLVLYWARGLPVASDLYAAFRSFGRGMDAAFGTNVFRHPIMWQSMAVGVLVGVVAPLVGSFLVHREMALIGETLAHTAFAGVAIGILVTSSTGWNGSLLLVALAVGILGALAVQWLTERTDAYGDVPIAIMLSGSFAVGTLIISYGDGLTGVNIQGYLFGNLAVVTPEGARLMGALSLIVVAGVALTYKQLLFITFDEQAARVAQLNVTGYNTLLVVLTAVVVVGAMQVLGVILVAAMLVVPVAAASQVARSFRETMYLAVIFGQLSVVGGFAVSIGLGLPSGGSIVVTAIAVYLATIVGSGFSVRAISSHG